The stretch of DNA GTTTTTTGATTTTGGATTGATTTTGACATTATTATAGGCAAATCCCCTATTGATAAACACCACATTGTTACAAAAATGGAAACACCACAGAGAATACTTCTTGTCATTACTATTCTATTTTCTACACTTATTTATGGAGGACAAATTTCGGCTCATACGATAGCTCCTTCTACTTCTTCTAATTTAGTAGAACAAAAGCCTTTACGATTCATTATTTACTACAACGGAGATTTAACAGAGATCATGAAGGATAACGATAGTTATTTAAAGACATTCATGGCTGTATATGACTTAGAGCTAATCAATACTTTTGAGATTGATGAACTAAACAAAGGATTTACCTTAGAATCTAAGGAAATGATAGAGTTTCCGAATGAAGTTGCTAGAGAATTATCGCTAATCAATAATGTTTTGATGGTAGAGGTTGTGAATCCTGATTTAATAAGCGAAACATAATAAAGATAGTTTATTACTCCATCTAGCTTAATTTCAATCTACTGTGGTGTAGTAGGTTGTTATGCTCCTCCTTGTCCATAGAACTCTTTTCTCCAAAACAATCGTTCATTTATTTTATGGATTACACTAAGCATTTGCAAGGTCATTGATTGCAGAAGGGGGCTTAAATTTACAATCGCTCGTTTGGCTCAGTTTCTTATTATTCTAAATAATATAGCCTTAGATTTTACCTGAAGTCTTGAACAACTAGGAAAAAGGCAAATCAACAGACTGCTTACCCACAACCATTTGAGCGAAAGATTATATCAAGGAAAAGTTATCGTAGATTTGTCGGTTTTGGACCCCAGTTTATACACTATTAAAAGCTCACCATAGTGATTACAAAATATATTGGCAATGATCAATAATGCGTTGAAGTTTTCTTATCTTACCTATGCATAACGTTACAATTGAGTTAGTTTATATTCCTGACCCATTGAGGGGGGAGGAATGGAATAGATAAGAATTTTCAATAATTAGAGGTCAAATGCATATTAGTAATCTTAGTAATACCAATTTAGAAGATATTGTTTTTGCCATTCTAATGGCTTTTGATGGTTACTTTGTAACCATGCCTTCAGATGTTGCCTATTGGAGCAATCGGTTTCAGTGTGCTAGAGTTGACTGGGAATATTCTTATGGAATGTTTGATAAAGACAATAATTTGATTGGTTTTATTATTAATGGTATTGATTATATTGGAGGCGACTTAGTTGCTTTTAATACAGGAACAGGAGTCATTTCTAAATATAGAGGGCAGCGAATTGTGGATCAATTGTATCAATATGCACTACCTTTATTAAAAATAAGAGGGATAAGTATTTGCGCTTTGGAGGTGATCCAAAAAAATGATCGAGCTGTTCATGTCTATAAACGAATTGGCTTTTCCATTGCTAAATCGTATCGCTGTTTTAAAGGGAAACTACCCCTATCGCTTTATCAAACATCAATAAAAGCTGTTGATTTGGAAACGATTAAAACCGCTCCACAACATTTCTACGCTTGGGATAATGTTAACGCTGCTCTTTTGAAAGCTTCAAAGGGAATTTATGAATGTTATGAAGTATTGAATAAAGGGGAAACGGTTGGTTTTTTTGTTGTGAATCCTATCTCAGGGCATCTTCCTCAGTTTGAAATTTACAATACTCAAGAACCCAAACATTGGGCATTGATATTTGATGGCATCGCACAATGCACTAGAAATGTAAGCATTAATAATGTTAATGCTCAACGAACGGTTTTGGTTGAGCAGTTGGAAGCATTGAATTTGACAAATTCTATTAATCAATATGAAATGGAGTTAAGAATTGGATAATTAATTTATAGATTGGAGTTGTGGAAAAATTACTAAAAGACATAAAAGCTTGCACACACTGTGCTGCCAACTTAGCTTTGGGGCCTAACCCTGTTGTTGCCGCAGACCCCAAAAGTAGAATTCTCATAGTGGGGCAGGCACCAGGTACAAAAGTGCATCAATCGGGGATACCTTGGGATGATCCAAGTGGGGTACAATTGAGAAAATGGATGGGGATTACAACAGAAGCATTTTACAATAAAGAAGAAATTGCGATTGTTCCAATGGGATTTTGTTATCCAGGAAAGGGCAAAACAGGGGATCTGCCACCTCGACCTGAATGTGCTCCATTATGGCATCAAGCTTTGTTGGAAAAAATGCCCGAACTAAAATTAACCTTACTGATAGGGCAATATGCCCAAAAGTATTATCTAGCCCAAGATAGAAAGAAAAACCTAACAGAAACAGTTCGATCTTTTGAAGAATATCTTCCTGCATTTATTCCGCTTCCACATCCCTCACCTAGAAACCGATTTTGGCTCTCAAAGAACCCTTGGTTCGAAAAAAATGTCGTACCGCTATTGCAAGAACGTATTCATGAGATATTAAAAAAGAGTTGAATGATAGGACTATTAATTGCATTAATAAGTGTTTTTGGTTGGTTAATTTGGACAAATGCTTTTTATCAAGTAAAAGAAGGTTTTGCCATGATACGCTCTGGTTTAGGGGGGCAAAAAGTTTATTTTAGAGGAAGCTTTTTGGCTTACCCAATTGTTCATCAAGTTACAAAAATTAGCATCTCTGAACAACGAGTCTTGGTCAATCAGACAGGAGCATTTAGTGTACGAGCAAAAGACCATATACGTATCAATATACAATTGACTTTTTGGGTTCAAATTAAGCACACTAGCTGGGATGTCCTAAAAGCAGCTCAAATGATAGATCAAGAGGAAGCGAGTTTCAAAGATATGTTACAAAATTCCTTTGAACCTAAATTAAAAGAGGCGATTACGCAGGTTGTTAAAACATTTGATTATCAAGAATTGTATGAACAGCAGGAGCGATTCAAAATGGGACTAATTCAATATTTGGATGAAGACTTAGGATCATATCAATTAAATCGTATTAATGTGGTGGAATTTAAACATTTACCCTTAGATGCCTATGATGTTGATTATGACGTTTTGGATGCAAAGGGGTATCAGAATCTAAAAAAAATACTGAATCAACCCTAGCTTATAATCGTATACTAAAGTAGAATGAAATGATAAAAGAATGGGTATGGAGCATTGGTTTTTGGGCTGTGTTATTTGCCTGTCAAAGCCCAACAACATCCAATTCAATTGATGATGGAGATACCACTGAGCCAACAGCTGTTCAAGTGCGTTTAGATAGTCTGAGCAAGTGGGAGCGTTATTTTCTTAAGCATCCCGATTACCTTTGTGATGGGTTTGATTTTCCTGTAGGCAAACCAGATGCTAAGGGCTACTATAATGCTCAACCCTTTCAAGTCAATAACCATTTAGGCGATGACTGGAATGCTGTTACTGGGGGGAATTCAGACCTAGGAGATCCTATTTATGTTATTGCAAATGGCTATGTGGTCTTTGCCGAAGATATCGGTGGGGGATGGGGAAAAGTAGTTCGAGTGATGCACAAGTTGAATGATACAAGCTATGTCGAATCTATTTATGCACATTGTGATAGCATTCTAATTCAATCTAAGGAGGGAGTCAAACGAGGGCAAAAAATTGCAACAATAGGAAATGCAGGAGGCATATATTATGCTCATTTGCATTTGGAAATTAGAGACAGCGTAGAAATGGAAATAGGTGGAGGCTATTCAAGCTATTACGATGGTTTTTTAGATCCAACGGTATTTATTAAAGAGCATCGTCCTTGATGCTTAAGTGACAAGGTGTTTTTTGATGATTTGTAGCAAATGCTTAGGGTCAAATGGTTTGGTAATATAATCATTAACCCCCGCTGTTTTTGCTCGTTGTTTTTCATGCGTAGTGGCAGAGGCTGTTAATGCTATAATGGGAATCGCATCATCATCTTTTCTAATTTCTTGTGTTGCCTCAAAACCATCCATTTTGGGCATCTGCATATCCATTAAGATCAGCTCAAAGGATTGTTTTCTAAATGCCTTTAATGCTTCAAGTCCATCTGTTGCTACTTCATAAGAAATTCCCCATTTTTTTAAGAAGTGTGTCAAAACTAAAACATTGGTTTTGTTGTCTTCAACTAGCAATATTTTGGAGGAAGGAATCGCTGTTTCTTCTGCTTTATCTTTAGTAGGTACAAGGGGGCATTTTAAGGTAAAATAAAAACGAGCGCCACCTTCTGGAGTATTTTCTACTTGGATATCACTATCCATAAGTTTTAGCAAACCTGCTGTAATTGTTAGCCCCAAACCAATACCGCTAGGAGTGCTTTTTTTATTGGGAATGGGAGTAAATTCTTTGAATATACTATGGTGATAATCTGGAGGAATACCAATTCCTGTATCAATTACCTCAAAGAGCAAGCTAGATACATTTTCCTCTACATGTGTATTTTGAACTTTGATGGTTGCACTTCCTTTAGGAGTAAATTTAATGGCATTGGAAATCAAATTGCTAAAAATCTGTTGGAGTTTAATGCCATCCACTAAAACACTATCAGGGACGTTAGAAGCAATATCTAAAATTAGGTCAATGCCTTTTTCTTCTGCTTTGGGGGTATGAGCATGTTGTATGTTTTGAAGAAAAGATTTTAGATCTAGGACGGTAGGGGTAATAACCGTTTGCCCTGTTTCTAATTGATTAAAATCTAAAACATCATTGAGTAAGCTTAGCAATTCTTGTGTAGAGCTACTTAATGCATCTACCAATTTTTTCTTTTCTTGATTATCGTATTGATATTGATTGAGCAAGTTGGATATTCCCAAAATAGCATTGAGCGGTGTTCTAACTTCGTGGCTCATGACGGATAAAAAATCAGACTTGATACGATTCGCTTTTTCAGCTCGTTCTTTCGCAACTTGTAAGGCTGTTTGTGAAGCTTCTAGCTTTAAGTTTTTTTGTTCAAGCCTAGTTTGTTTTTTTGTGCTCTCCATCTTGAAAAACACAATCGCAATATTAGAAAGTAAAATCGTTACAAATGTAAAAAAGGTAATGTCTAATTTTTGTATTGTAATATCAGAATATTGAAGAATGGTTTGTGGGTAGTAATATTGAATGAGCACTAATATTAAAACATTCGTGATGACTAAAAATAAAAAGTGAATGTAATTTTTTAGTGCTATAGTGGTGACTACGGTAGAAAAAATAATGAACATAAAAGGAACCGACCCCATAACGCCATTGGTTTGAAACCAAGCGAAATTGATAGATGCTAAGGTGATAAGTAGGTATAGATAGATGCCTAGCTTTAAATTTTTAGCATTGGTAAGATAATAAATAACGGCCAGTAGTATGCCTGAAACGGCTGCTAGTAGCGCAATCGAAAAGTTGTTGAGCACTAGACTATTTGTCAAAAAGCCAATCAAACATAAAGATATGCTGATATAGCAAGTATTCCTGAAAATTATCTGTTGATGCCTATCAGGTACATTGTTTTTTTTGTGCATGGTTTGTTGTTCAAGCAATATTGCTGTGTATTAACGCTGTCGGTTTCATTTTTGGGATATTGATTAGGGTGGGAATGGTTTAAACTATTTAAATAAGTAAGTAGATGGATAAAATTAATACCCTATTAATTGATTCAGTCTTTTGTCTATAAAACAACAACACTTACTCTTACAAACAAATTGTAAGAGCAATGATTAATATAGTTAGACGAATAGAACCAATTAATACTTAATTAATTAAACTTAGAGAAAAATTTGGATGATTTATATATTAAGGTATAATGAAAAAACGAAAAAACAAAATCCTCATATAATAATTTTTTTTTTTCATTTTTTATCCAAATAAAATTGGTGCATAAAGTAATTCTTCCAATAAATTTTAATTTACCTCTAAGCTTGGAGTTATCCCTTGAGCATCCTTTGTTGACAGCTATAAAAGAAGTGATGAAGTGACCAACAAAATTTATTCTTCTTTAATTTTTAATTGTTTACGCACCATAATATAAGCCATAACAATAAGCACAAAAATGGCAGTTGTAATGCCTCCAATTTTTACATAATTAAGAAAACGTTCCCAATCTTTTTGTTGTTTGAGCTGGATATAATCAGGGTTAACAGAAGCAGGACTGCCTGCTCGTTTTAATTTTTTCCAACTATCAATTACATTATTGTCAAGGTCAAAATCCCGTAAAACAATGGTTTGTATATTGTGAACAGAATCTTTCGAAAAGTTAAACCCAATACTGTCTACAGGGTTAGCTTTGTTATCATAAATCATGATAACCTCTTTTTTGGAACTCAATCCAAAATTTAAACCACCTATAAAGTTTTTACAAGAGGGAAATGCTTGTTGAAAACGCTCTTTGTTTTTACAAACAACGATATAGTCTTTTGCTTTTATCGTTGCATTAGGAAATTCAAAACTATTGTTATTGGTACTGATAATTTTCCAATTCTTAAGATCTAGATCATTATTAGAATCATTGTAAAATTCAATCCAATCTCCTGATAGACTATCGGCAAAACTAATTTCATTGATAATCATTTGACGAGTTGCTGGATGATCTCCTTTGATAAAGATTGCCTTGAGTTGATGCGTTGTATCTGAAAAACGCAGGGTTAGCTCTTTGTTATTAATCCGTTCTCCATCCATTTCCCAATGCGAAAATTGACAACCAAAATACGGTTTTGCTTTTACCGTTACAGGGAGCTTCTGAAAATACACTCCTTCAAATTTTGTATGAATGTTGATCGTATTATTTAATTCAACAACGCCATTGCTATCTGCATGGATTACCAGTGTGATTTCTTTACCAAACTGTGGGAATTGCTGATGCAAGAACGTTCGCATATAACTAGGGCGTTTTCTTGAAAATTCTTTCATTCTATCAACCTCTTTGTGCCAACGTTTGGGGCTGAGCTTCCAGCGATTCCAATGTCTAGGCAATTCAGGCATAATAACAGCAGCCATTTTATCAATTCTAGGTATAATATTAGTAGAATCAAAAGTAGAGTTAAGACGATCTAGAAATCGATTAACAAATTGCCCTTGAAAATCTTTATTTTGTAATAACGCTCGTAAATTTAAGGTACTCCAGGGTGGGTTGGGCCAAGCAGGACCATTGGGGCGAGTATGAAAGTCCAGACTATTATTGCGAAAGCCAAAACGTCCATAATGCCCTAACCCAAAATCAGTATCAAATAGAATCCAACGCCATTTTCCACCTTCTTGCATTGGGCGCCAAAACTTGATGTTTCCACCTGCATCTTGATTGTCAATGTAAATCTGAAGAATTTGATACTCCATAAAATTCTC from Aureispira anguillae encodes:
- a CDS encoding M23 family metallopeptidase, whose protein sequence is MIKEWVWSIGFWAVLFACQSPTTSNSIDDGDTTEPTAVQVRLDSLSKWERYFLKHPDYLCDGFDFPVGKPDAKGYYNAQPFQVNNHLGDDWNAVTGGNSDLGDPIYVIANGYVVFAEDIGGGWGKVVRVMHKLNDTSYVESIYAHCDSILIQSKEGVKRGQKIATIGNAGGIYYAHLHLEIRDSVEMEIGGGYSSYYDGFLDPTVFIKEHRP
- a CDS encoding response regulator, which translates into the protein MTNSLVLNNFSIALLAAVSGILLAVIYYLTNAKNLKLGIYLYLLITLASINFAWFQTNGVMGSVPFMFIIFSTVVTTIALKNYIHFLFLVITNVLILVLIQYYYPQTILQYSDITIQKLDITFFTFVTILLSNIAIVFFKMESTKKQTRLEQKNLKLEASQTALQVAKERAEKANRIKSDFLSVMSHEVRTPLNAILGISNLLNQYQYDNQEKKKLVDALSSSTQELLSLLNDVLDFNQLETGQTVITPTVLDLKSFLQNIQHAHTPKAEEKGIDLILDIASNVPDSVLVDGIKLQQIFSNLISNAIKFTPKGSATIKVQNTHVEENVSSLLFEVIDTGIGIPPDYHHSIFKEFTPIPNKKSTPSGIGLGLTITAGLLKLMDSDIQVENTPEGGARFYFTLKCPLVPTKDKAEETAIPSSKILLVEDNKTNVLVLTHFLKKWGISYEVATDGLEALKAFRKQSFELILMDMQMPKMDGFEATQEIRKDDDAIPIIALTASATTHEKQRAKTAGVNDYITKPFDPKHLLQIIKKHLVT
- a CDS encoding uracil-DNA glycosylase family protein, producing MEKLLKDIKACTHCAANLALGPNPVVAADPKSRILIVGQAPGTKVHQSGIPWDDPSGVQLRKWMGITTEAFYNKEEIAIVPMGFCYPGKGKTGDLPPRPECAPLWHQALLEKMPELKLTLLIGQYAQKYYLAQDRKKNLTETVRSFEEYLPAFIPLPHPSPRNRFWLSKNPWFEKNVVPLLQERIHEILKKS
- a CDS encoding GNAT family N-acetyltransferase gives rise to the protein MHISNLSNTNLEDIVFAILMAFDGYFVTMPSDVAYWSNRFQCARVDWEYSYGMFDKDNNLIGFIINGIDYIGGDLVAFNTGTGVISKYRGQRIVDQLYQYALPLLKIRGISICALEVIQKNDRAVHVYKRIGFSIAKSYRCFKGKLPLSLYQTSIKAVDLETIKTAPQHFYAWDNVNAALLKASKGIYECYEVLNKGETVGFFVVNPISGHLPQFEIYNTQEPKHWALIFDGIAQCTRNVSINNVNAQRTVLVEQLEALNLTNSINQYEMELRIG
- a CDS encoding CotH kinase family protein; the protein is MKVFYLLLLGLLFSPIIWGQDTILLKASPKAGFYTTGTAVQLQASKPNATIYYTTNGSRPSRKSKRYQGPIMVDSTAVIKAIAVSNTLHSEVLTNSYFIGEDSITLPVVSISIAPYILFDPVKGVFKRGPHAASKFPHKGANYYSRKEYPCHVEIFETNKKRVFHHEIGFKIFGGMSRIFPQKSFSLYASKSRYGNKYIRHQIFPEKKQKKYKRIVLRNSGSDFGETHFRDALITSFGKDIGLEVQAYRPAIVFINGEYWGIYNFREKLTRHYLVENFGYHKDSVNLIEHRKDVQAGSRKTYDAMRTFMRKNSLAIQENFDHVATQMDVENFMEYQILQIYIDNQDAGGNIKFWRPMQEGGKWRWILFDTDFGLGHYGRFGFRNNSLDFHTRPNGPAWPNPPWSTLNLRALLQNKDFQGQFVNRFLDRLNSTFDSTNIIPRIDKMAAVIMPELPRHWNRWKLSPKRWHKEVDRMKEFSRKRPSYMRTFLHQQFPQFGKEITLVIHADSNGVVELNNTINIHTKFEGVYFQKLPVTVKAKPYFGCQFSHWEMDGERINNKELTLRFSDTTHQLKAIFIKGDHPATRQMIINEISFADSLSGDWIEFYNDSNNDLDLKNWKIISTNNNSFEFPNATIKAKDYIVVCKNKERFQQAFPSCKNFIGGLNFGLSSKKEVIMIYDNKANPVDSIGFNFSKDSVHNIQTIVLRDFDLDNNVIDSWKKLKRAGSPASVNPDYIQLKQQKDWERFLNYVKIGGITTAIFVLIVMAYIMVRKQLKIKEE
- a CDS encoding SPFH domain-containing protein translates to MIGLLIALISVFGWLIWTNAFYQVKEGFAMIRSGLGGQKVYFRGSFLAYPIVHQVTKISISEQRVLVNQTGAFSVRAKDHIRINIQLTFWVQIKHTSWDVLKAAQMIDQEEASFKDMLQNSFEPKLKEAITQVVKTFDYQELYEQQERFKMGLIQYLDEDLGSYQLNRINVVEFKHLPLDAYDVDYDVLDAKGYQNLKKILNQP